The proteins below come from a single Garra rufa chromosome 25, GarRuf1.0, whole genome shotgun sequence genomic window:
- the LOC141301693 gene encoding leucine-rich repeat neuronal protein 3-like, with protein sequence MKDLLFAVYLLAGLALTNSVQASEWRAACLKLCKCEVRPWFSPSSMYNEAPTVDCNDLGLLSLPERLPLDTQVLLSQANNIAKIDSPLDYLVNLTEVDLSRNNISSLSDVYLGHLPQLQSLHLEENWLSSLQDNSLEHFPNLQELYVNHNLLSLISAEAFQGLNKLLRLHLNSNQLRAIRTDWFRDLSQLEILMIGENPIAKIQDMNFKPLINLRSLVLTRMNLTEIPDSALVGLDKLESVSFYDNMFPKVPQAALRQVRNLKFLDLNKNPIERIQRGDFVDMIHLKELGINSMPELVSIDSFAVHNLPELTKIEATNNPRLSYIHPNAFSKLPRLESLMLNSNALRALHHVTVESLPNLQEVSMHSNPIYCDCVIRWINMNKTKVRFMEPDALLCAGPSEFEGRLVRHVHFREMADICLPLISPESLPENVNVSAGHSVSLHCRAFADPEPEIYWVAPSGEKISLQTVSKKYHLHPEGTFDIYGITENEAGQYTCVAHNLIGADMRSVSVVVNGYFPIPANESLHIQVKGAEPHSVRISWVSPKGSLVSNIKWSTTSEQHSLQFTAHVLSDVKTFNLTHLQPLTQYEVCVEITDLQSRRLKNCMNVITTEVLIGKTDDGIDDGLIISITALLLIMSAVACSFICMLRKSDHLYRKLRNQPYEILPSNVKPVWGSRAKANDSETDSKNSI encoded by the coding sequence ATGAAAGATTTGCTGTTTGCAGTTTATTTGCTGGCAGGACTCGCGCTGACTAACTCAGTTCAGGCCTCCGAGTGGAGGGCTGCGTGCCTCAAGCTGTGCAAATGCGAAGTCCGACCCTGGTTCTCTCCCTCGTCCATGTATAATGAGGCTCCGACTGTGGACTGTAATGATCTAGGACTTCTGTCTCTGCCGGAGAGGCTGCCCTTAGACACTCAAGTACTTCTATCGCAAGCCAACAACATCGCAAAGATTGACAGTCCTTTGGACTATCTGGTAAACCTAACAGAGGTAGACCTTTCTCGAAACAACATTTCCTCGTTGAGTGATGTCTATCTAGGTCACCTTCCACAACTTCAGTCTTTGCACCTAGAGGAAAACTGGCTAAGCAGCCTTCAGGATAACTCCCTTGAACACTTCCCAAACTTACAGGAGCTCTATGTTAACCATAACCTTCTCTCCCTGATCAGCGCAGAGGCTTTCCAAGGGCTTAACAAGCTCTTGAGGCTCCATCTTAATTCGAACCAGCTGAGGGCCATAAGAACAGACTGGTTCCGGGATCTTTCTCAGCTGGAAATCTTGATGATAGGAGAGAATCCAATTGCCAAAATACAAGACATGAATTTCAAGCCCCTTATCAATCTCCGCAGTCTTGTGCTAACCAGAATGAACCTCACTGAAATCCCTGACAGTGCGCTGGTTGGACTCGATAAGCTGGAAAGCGTGTCATTCTATGATAATATGTTCCCAAAAGTACCTCAAGCTGCTCTCAGACAAGTGCGGAACCTCAAGTTTCTGGACCTTAACAAGAATCCCATTGAGAGGATCCAACGGGGTGACTTTGTGGACATGATCCACTTGAAAGAACTTGGCATTAACAGCATGCCGGAGTTAGTTTCCATTGACAGCTTCGCCGTGCACAACCTACCAGAGCTGACCAAAATCGAAGCGACGAACAACCCCAGACTTTCCTACATCCATCCGAACGCGTTCTCCAAACTCCCGAGGCTCGAGTCCTTGATGCTAAACAGTAACGCCCTCCGGGCCCTTCATCATGTCACGGTGGAATCCTTGCCTAACCTTCAGGAGGTGAGCATGCACTCCAACCCCATTTACTGTGACTGTGTCATCCGTTGGATCAATATGAACAAGACCAAGGTCCGCTTCATGGAACCAGATGCCCTTTTATGCGCCGGACCCTCCGAGTTTGAAGGTCGACTTGTCAGGCACGTGCACTTCCGTGAAATGGCGGATATCTGCCTGCCCCTAATATCTCCGGAGAGCCTTCCAGAGAATGTCAACGTGAGTGCCGGGCATTCGGTGTCTCTGCATTGCAGGGCATTTGCCGATCCTGAACCGGAGATCTACTGGGTTGCACCTTCTGGAGAGAAGATCTCGCTTCAAACAGTTTCCAAGAAGTATCACCTGCATCCTGAGGGAACGTTTGACATTTATGGCATCACCGAAAACGAGGCCGGGCAGTACACCTGCGTCGCCCACAATCTCATAGGTGCGGACATGAGATCTGTCTCGGTCGTAGTAAACGGGTACTTCCCCATCCCGGCAAATGAATCCCTGCATATCCAAGTCAAAGGGGCCGAGCCCCATTCGGTGAGGATTTCTTGGGTGTCCCCCAAGGGTAGTCTTGTGTCGAATATTAAGTGGTCGACCACATCAGAGCAGCACTCCTTGCAGTTCACTGCCCACGTGTTGTCAGATGTAAAAACATTCAACCTTACACACTTGCAGCCACTGACGCAGTATGAGGTATGCGTGGAAATTACGGACTTGCAAAGTAGACGTTTAAAAAACTGCATGAATGTCATTACCACTGAGGTTTTAATAGGAAAAACTGATGATGGTATCGATGACGGATTGATAATCAGCATCACCGCGTTGCTCCTGATCATGTCTGCGGTGGCCTGTTCGTTCATTTGCATGTTGCGCAAGAGTGATCACCTTTACAGGAAATTACGAAATCAGCCGTATGAGATATTACCCTCAAATGTTAAACCAGTCTGGGGGTCAAGGGCTAAAGCCAATGATTCAGAAACAGACTCCAAAAACTCCATTTGA